Proteins from one Thermococcus sp. M36 genomic window:
- a CDS encoding nicotinamidase, with protein sequence MPEEALIVVDMQRDFMPGGALPVPDGDRIITRCNHYIEEFRRRGALIVATRDWHPPNHISFNERGGPWPAHCVQGTKGAEFVVELPADAVIISKAAEPDKEAYSGFEGTDLAEILKKNGVKRVYVCGVATEYCVRATSLDAVKHGFETYLLRDAVKGIKPEDEEMALREMERAGVKVLR encoded by the coding sequence TGCCCGAGGAGGCTCTCATAGTTGTGGACATGCAGCGGGACTTCATGCCCGGCGGTGCTCTGCCCGTTCCGGATGGCGACAGGATAATCACCAGGTGCAACCACTATATCGAGGAGTTCCGGAGGCGTGGTGCCCTTATAGTTGCCACCCGTGACTGGCACCCACCTAACCACATCAGCTTCAATGAGAGGGGTGGTCCCTGGCCGGCGCACTGTGTTCAGGGGACGAAAGGAGCGGAGTTCGTCGTTGAACTGCCCGCGGATGCAGTGATAATATCAAAGGCGGCCGAGCCAGATAAGGAGGCCTACTCTGGCTTTGAGGGCACAGATTTGGCAGAAATCCTCAAAAAGAACGGTGTAAAGCGCGTTTATGTCTGCGGAGTTGCCACGGAGTACTGCGTAAGAGCCACTTCCCTTGACGCGGTTAAGCACGGCTTCGAGACCTACCTCCTCCGCGACGCGGTTAAGGGCATTAAGCCTGAGGACGAGGAGATGGCGTTGAGGGAGATGGAGAGGGCCGGTGTGAAGGTTCTCCGTTGA
- a CDS encoding DUF4152 family protein: protein MRIVAADTGGALLTEDYEPVGLIATAAVLVEKPYRTAALSLARYADPFSYDMSGRQAIKDEAYLAVELAREVKPDVIHLDSTIGGIEVRKLDEPTIDALTITDKGKEVWKDLAKDLRPLAKRFWEETGIEIIAIGKSSVPVRIAEIYSGLYTTKWAIDYARENGRAVVGLPRYMKVEIRSGKIYGESLDPREGGLFGEIEANTEGIGWELYPNPLVRRFMVLEVWRE, encoded by the coding sequence ATGAGGATCGTTGCGGCAGATACAGGCGGCGCGCTGCTGACCGAGGACTACGAGCCGGTCGGGCTTATAGCGACTGCAGCTGTGCTGGTCGAAAAGCCCTACAGAACCGCCGCGCTGAGCCTCGCTAGGTACGCTGACCCATTCAGTTACGACATGAGCGGCAGGCAGGCGATAAAAGATGAAGCCTATCTTGCGGTCGAGCTGGCGAGGGAGGTTAAACCTGACGTGATCCACCTCGACTCGACCATAGGCGGGATTGAGGTCAGGAAGCTCGACGAGCCGACGATAGATGCACTCACGATAACAGACAAGGGTAAGGAAGTCTGGAAAGACCTGGCCAAGGACCTGCGGCCACTGGCAAAGAGATTCTGGGAGGAGACTGGAATAGAGATAATCGCGATAGGCAAGTCCAGCGTCCCGGTGAGGATAGCGGAGATCTACTCCGGCCTCTACACCACAAAGTGGGCTATTGACTACGCCAGAGAGAACGGCAGGGCTGTCGTTGGCCTCCCAAGGTATATGAAAGTCGAGATACGCTCCGGGAAAATCTATGGCGAGAGCCTTGACCCCCGCGAGGGCGGCCTTTTCGGGGAAATCGAGGCAAACACGGAGGGAATCGGCTGGGAGCTCTACCCGAATCCCCTCGTCAGGCGCTTCATGGTGCTTGAAGTGTGGAGGGAGTGA
- a CDS encoding AI-2E family transporter yields the protein MKGEAAVWVTVVLVIAYLAWMTVSPLITAMFFAVVLAYAAYPLHRALSPRLGNVPSARLLTAGMLLIGGITTFKLLMISVQVASSFYHSVVDFFQWLTSQPLPGGVMGFIQNFSDQFIPRLSDYLSRHAFSLPMYLLQLVVFLFTFYYTLAYSDEIIREIHLFIPEKNRHLGEEILKSLNKTLGALIRAWLVLNVVKGVLMTLGFIAFGVSDVYTAIVAGFLTFLFSFVPLFEGWMIWLIAAAYFIKNGAYFHAAGIALYGFFFVSPMPDYTVRPMMVAKDTDLDETLVFIGMIGGTWAMGIKGLIIGPIVLNLLLVLLKEWKRAVVNGEPSHRPSPSPSTPSPRPQA from the coding sequence ATGAAGGGGGAGGCCGCCGTCTGGGTCACGGTTGTACTTGTGATAGCATACCTGGCATGGATGACGGTTAGTCCCCTAATCACCGCGATGTTCTTTGCCGTCGTCCTCGCGTATGCAGCATACCCACTTCACAGGGCACTGAGTCCGAGGCTGGGCAATGTCCCCTCCGCCCGCCTGCTGACCGCAGGAATGCTTCTAATAGGCGGGATCACCACCTTTAAGCTGCTGATGATATCTGTCCAGGTTGCATCATCCTTCTACCACAGCGTCGTTGACTTCTTCCAGTGGCTCACCAGCCAGCCCCTGCCCGGGGGCGTTATGGGCTTCATCCAGAACTTCTCGGATCAGTTCATCCCAAGGCTCTCTGACTACCTTTCACGGCATGCCTTCTCCCTCCCCATGTACCTTCTCCAGCTCGTGGTGTTCCTTTTTACATTCTACTACACGCTCGCATACTCCGATGAAATAATACGGGAGATCCACCTTTTCATCCCGGAAAAAAACCGCCATCTTGGTGAGGAGATCCTTAAAAGCCTCAACAAAACCCTTGGAGCACTCATCAGGGCGTGGCTCGTCCTCAATGTCGTTAAGGGCGTGCTCATGACACTGGGGTTCATCGCTTTCGGGGTTTCCGACGTATATACAGCGATAGTGGCGGGCTTCCTAACGTTCCTTTTCAGCTTCGTCCCCCTCTTTGAGGGCTGGATGATATGGCTTATCGCGGCTGCATACTTTATCAAAAACGGGGCATACTTCCACGCGGCAGGAATAGCGCTCTACGGGTTCTTCTTCGTCTCCCCCATGCCAGACTACACGGTAAGACCCATGATGGTGGCGAAGGACACCGACCTCGATGAAACTCTGGTTTTCATCGGCATGATAGGCGGAACCTGGGCCATGGGGATTAAGGGCCTCATAATAGGTCCGATAGTTCTCAACCTGCTCCTCGTACTCCTGAAAGAATGGAAGAGGGCAGTGGTCAACGGAGAACCTTCACACCGGCCCTCTCCATCTCCCTCAACGCCATCTCCTCGTCCTCAGGCTTAA